A single window of Prochlorococcus marinus XMU1410 DNA harbors:
- the tyrS gene encoding tyrosine--tRNA ligase: MTDNLKLPSWLSRGIEEYFPIKGTDQTFWEIIDHAKKNNKKLRVKLGIDPTGTDIHLGHSILFKKLRAFQDNGHIAVLIIGDFTAQIGDPTGKNKTRVQLSEKQVKDNAKTYLTQLGMGKPANESILDFDSKDRIEIRYNSEWLKGLNLNSIIELMGSATVSQMLAKEEFNKRYTSQVPIALHEFLYPLLQGYDSVVVQSDIELGGTDQKFNIAIGRDLQRHFKQDPQFGVLLPILTGLDGIKKMSKSEFNTVGLTEDPLSMYSKLEKVPDNIIPTYFELLTELDLSFLENSNPRELQRRMALEVTTLFHGAEEALKAQSNCEKLFLGHKEKVGEIPEISLKEVVFPVKFFYLLSALKLFKSSSESKRSIKGGGVKIDSQKLINPDLVFNSKNDLEGKILQIGKKIIKRFEN, translated from the coding sequence ATGACAGATAATTTAAAATTGCCATCATGGCTGTCAAGAGGAATAGAAGAATATTTTCCAATTAAGGGAACAGATCAGACCTTTTGGGAGATAATAGATCATGCGAAAAAAAATAATAAAAAATTAAGAGTTAAACTCGGCATCGATCCAACTGGAACCGATATTCATCTTGGGCACAGCATATTGTTTAAAAAACTTAGGGCATTCCAAGATAATGGACATATTGCAGTTTTAATTATTGGGGATTTTACTGCTCAAATTGGAGATCCAACCGGAAAAAACAAAACAAGAGTTCAGTTATCGGAAAAACAAGTTAAGGATAATGCAAAAACATACTTAACCCAACTAGGGATGGGAAAGCCAGCAAATGAATCTATTTTAGATTTTGATTCAAAAGATAGAATAGAAATTAGATATAACAGCGAATGGTTAAAAGGATTAAATCTTAATTCGATAATTGAATTAATGGGGAGTGCAACAGTTAGTCAAATGTTAGCTAAGGAGGAGTTTAATAAAAGGTACACTTCGCAAGTCCCAATTGCTTTGCATGAATTCTTATATCCACTATTACAAGGTTACGATTCGGTAGTTGTTCAATCAGATATTGAGCTTGGAGGCACAGATCAGAAATTTAATATTGCGATAGGAAGAGACCTTCAAAGGCATTTTAAACAAGACCCTCAATTTGGTGTTCTGCTGCCAATTTTGACAGGTTTAGATGGAATTAAAAAGATGAGTAAATCTGAATTTAACACCGTCGGTTTAACTGAAGATCCTCTTTCAATGTATTCAAAATTAGAAAAAGTACCCGATAATATAATACCCACCTATTTTGAATTACTTACTGAATTAGATTTAAGTTTTCTGGAAAACTCAAATCCTCGTGAATTACAGAGAAGAATGGCTTTAGAAGTTACTACTTTATTCCATGGAGCCGAAGAAGCATTAAAGGCGCAATCAAACTGCGAAAAATTATTCCTTGGACACAAAGAAAAAGTTGGAGAAATTCCAGAGATTTCTTTAAAAGAAGTAGTTTTCCCAGTAAAGTTTTTCTACTTATTGAGTGCTCTAAAACTTTTCAAATCTAGCAGCGAATCAAAAAGATCTATTAAAGGTGGGGGTGTAAAAATTGATAGTCAAAAATTAATAAATCCTGATTTAGTTTTTAATTCAAAAAATGATTTGGAAGGAAAAATTTTGCAAATTGGAAAAAAAATAATTAAGAGGTTTGAAAACTGA
- a CDS encoding DUF1825 family protein, with protein MGFFESDIVQEEAKKLFTDYQELMKLGSDYGKFDREGKKMFIKKMESLMDRYKVFMKRFELSEDFQAKMTVEQLKTQLSQFGITPEQMFDQMNKTLIRMKDELDKTS; from the coding sequence ATGGGATTCTTTGAGTCAGACATCGTTCAAGAAGAAGCTAAAAAGCTTTTTACAGATTACCAAGAACTTATGAAACTTGGCTCTGATTATGGAAAATTTGATAGAGAAGGGAAAAAAATGTTTATAAAAAAAATGGAATCTCTTATGGATCGTTATAAGGTTTTCATGAAGAGATTTGAATTGTCTGAAGATTTTCAAGCAAAAATGACAGTAGAACAATTAAAGACACAGTTAAGTCAATTTGGGATTACTCCTGAACAAATGTTCGATCAAATGAATAAAACCTTAATAAGAATGAAGGATGAACTTGATAAAACTTCTTAA